CTTAATCCTGCTGTCATTTGACATTCAATACCTAACTCTTCCAATACTTTTAAAATGGCCACACTTGTAGTCAAAATAGCCGGTTGTGTATTTTCAGTCTTTAACAATTCTTCCTCAGGCCCATCGAAGCAAAGCTTTTTCATATCTAGGCCTAAAACATCACTGGCCTCTTCATAAGTAAGTTTTGCAGCTTTAAAATTATCTGTAATGTCTTTTCCCATTCCCACATACTGTGCACCTTGACCAGGAAATACAAAGGCAGTTTTTCCCATATTACAATTCCTCCTTGCTTAAAAACTTCAATCTCTGTAATTGCACCTTTGCGTCATTTATTACTTCATCTATAATTTCCTCACAGGATTTAATGTCTTTTACCATAGCAGCGATCTGTCCCGCCATAACAGAGCCGTTTTCAATGTCTCCTTCTACTACTGCTAGCCTTAGCTTCCCTATACCGATTTGTTCCAACTCTTCGAAGGGAACATTTTCTTTTTCTAACCGGGCAATTTCTTTAGCAAATTTATTTTTCAGCACTCTTACAGGGTGTCCACTGCTTCTAGCAGTAACAATAGCATCCCTGTCCTTTGCCTTAATCACCATTTCCTTATATTTTTCATGAGCAGTACATTCGTTAGAGCAAATAAATCTCGTCCCCATTTGCACGCCTTGAGCTCCCAGTGCTAAAGCTGCCACCAAACCTCTTCCATCTGCAATACCTCCAGCAGCGATTACAGGTATCTTCAATTCATCTACCACCTGAGGTACTAAAGCAAAGGTGGTTAGTTCTCCAATATGTCCTCCAGCTTCAGTTCCCTCCACAATCACTGCGTCTACCCCTAAGCTCTCCATTCTCTTTGCAAGAGCTACCGAAGGAACCACAGGAACGATTTTGGTTCCTATTTCTTTTAGCTTTTTAATATATTTGCCAGGATTACCTGCCCCTGTAGTAACAACAGCTACTTTATACTTATAGATGATTTCCATTACGTCTTCAACAAAAGGAGATAAAAGCATGACATTCACACCAAAGGGTTTATCCGTTAGTTCTTTTGCCTTTTGAATTTCTTTCTCTACAATATCACCAGGAGCATTTCCCGCTGCAATAATCCCTAGTCCACCAGCATTCGATACTGCTGCTGCTAACTCCGCTGTAGCAACCCATGCCATGCCTCCCTGGAGGATTGGATATTCAATATTTAAAACCTCGCATAAATCTGTACGTAACATTTATATCATCCTTTCTTGATCATTCCTTGCACCACTTTACTACTGTAGATCCCCATGTCAGTCCTCCCCCAAAGGCTACCATAACAACAGTATCACCTTTTTTTATAAGACCTTTCTTCACAGCTTCATCTAAAGCTACTGGTACAGAAGCAGCTGACATATTTCCATATTGATCTAAATTAACATAGACTTTTTCCATAGGAAGCTTTAACCTCTTGGCTGCTGCTTCTATAATCCTAATATTGGCCTGATGGGGTATTAAAAAGTCCACTTCTTCTAAATTTATATTGCTTTTTTCCAGAGCCTTAAGCGCTGCACTTGCCATCACCCTGACAGCAAATTTAAACACCTCGCTGCCATCCATTTTTATGCAATGTAATCGATTATCCACGGTTTCGTAAGTTGCTGGTAGTCTAGAACCGCCTGCCGGTATTGTTAAACAATCTCCACTTTCTCCATCTGCTCCTAAATAAGAAGATAAGATTCCCATGCCTTCTTCTGTTTTTTCTAGCACTACTGCTCCCGCCCCATCACCGAATAGTACGCATGTATTACGATCCTGCCAATCAATCACCTTCGACATCGTTTCAGCCCCAATAATTAACGCATTTTTGTAAAAACCTGTCTTTATAAACTGTTCCCCCACAGTGAGAGCATAGACAAACCCTGTACAAGCTGCTGAAATATCTAAGGCAGCTGCGTTTACAGCAGCAATATTTTTTTGAACAATACAGGCTGTAGAAGGAAATGCCATATCTGGTGTGGCAGTTGCAACAATAATTAAATCTATCTCTTTCGCATCCATACCAGCATCTTCTATGGCTTTTTCTGCAGCTTTGGTAGCTAAATCAGAAGCAGCCGTTTTTTCATCAACAACTCTTCTTTGTTTGATACCCGTTCTCGTCACAATCCACTCATCAGAGGTTTCTACCATCTTCTCTATGTCGCTGTTGGTGAATATTTTATCTGGTAGATAACTTCCTATCCCTGTTATCCCCACAGCAAATTGTTTAGTCAAATTAATCCTCTCCTAGCCCATCGATTTCCTTGAAAATTTCTTCTACTACATTATTTTCTACAAAGGCCTTCGCCTGTCTAATGGCATTTTTAATAGCTTTAGCATTGGAGCTTCC
The sequence above is drawn from the Clostridium formicaceticum genome and encodes:
- a CDS encoding beta-ketoacyl-ACP synthase III translates to MTKQFAVGITGIGSYLPDKIFTNSDIEKMVETSDEWIVTRTGIKQRRVVDEKTAASDLATKAAEKAIEDAGMDAKEIDLIIVATATPDMAFPSTACIVQKNIAAVNAAALDISAACTGFVYALTVGEQFIKTGFYKNALIIGAETMSKVIDWQDRNTCVLFGDGAGAVVLEKTEEGMGILSSYLGADGESGDCLTIPAGGSRLPATYETVDNRLHCIKMDGSEVFKFAVRVMASAALKALEKSNINLEEVDFLIPHQANIRIIEAAAKRLKLPMEKVYVNLDQYGNMSAASVPVALDEAVKKGLIKKGDTVVMVAFGGGLTWGSTVVKWCKE
- the fabK gene encoding enoyl-[acyl-carrier-protein] reductase FabK; protein product: MLRTDLCEVLNIEYPILQGGMAWVATAELAAAVSNAGGLGIIAAGNAPGDIVEKEIQKAKELTDKPFGVNVMLLSPFVEDVMEIIYKYKVAVVTTGAGNPGKYIKKLKEIGTKIVPVVPSVALAKRMESLGVDAVIVEGTEAGGHIGELTTFALVPQVVDELKIPVIAAGGIADGRGLVAALALGAQGVQMGTRFICSNECTAHEKYKEMVIKAKDRDAIVTARSSGHPVRVLKNKFAKEIARLEKENVPFEELEQIGIGKLRLAVVEGDIENGSVMAGQIAAMVKDIKSCEEIIDEVINDAKVQLQRLKFLSKEEL